One segment of Papaver somniferum cultivar HN1 unplaced genomic scaffold, ASM357369v1 unplaced-scaffold_137, whole genome shotgun sequence DNA contains the following:
- the LOC113334361 gene encoding signal peptide peptidase-like 2 isoform X1: MEKAQVSQSGDAAGLLVINDEEDIFEMMCSENAVNIMIPVVMIPASGGKQIKESIASKGKVELLLYAPISPIVDVSVVFLWMIAVGCVILASIWSEYIACEQHCDPYQDSSIAGSAKDDSEKDVLDISVMGAVCFIIVASTFLVVLFFFRSSWFVWLLIMFFCIGGTQGMTACAIALISRVSRNCRNHTVKLPLFGDATVLSIVVFPLCLAFAIFWVVHRHASYSWFFQDFLGICLMINVLQLARLPNIKVAAVLLSCAFVYDIFWVFISPLLFHESVMVAVSVDFTSFFFLISFLLLLFNYNFRLV; this comes from the exons ATGGAGAAGGCACAAGTTTCACAGTCAGGGGATGCTGCTGGCTTACTGGTGATAAATGACGAGGAAG ATATTTTCGAGATGATGTGTTCTGAGAATGCTGTAAATATTATGATTCCTGTTGTGATGATCCCGGCCTCGGGAGGAAAACAGATTAAAGAATCAATCGCCTCTAAAGGGAAAG tggAGCTGTTATTATACGCTCCAATTAGTCCTATTGTGGATGTCTCAGTTGTGTTCTTATGGATGATAGCTGTTGGTTGTGTTATTTTGGCTTCCATTTGGTCAGAATATATTGCATGTGAGCAGCATTGTGATCCCTATCAG GATTCTTCTATTGCTGGGTCAGCTAAAGATGATTCTGAGAAAGATGTGCTAGATATAAGTGTAATGGGTGCTGTATGTTTTATCATTGTAGCATCAACCTTTCTGGTGGTACTATTCTTTTTTAGGTCGTCTTGGTTTGTTTGGCTGCTGATCATGTTCTTCTGCATTGGGGGCACCCAG GGAATGACTGCTTGTGCAATAGCATTGATTTCAAG AGTATCCAGAAACTGCCGTAATCACACCGTCAAACTACCGCTATTTGGGGATGCTACAGTTCTATCTATTGTGGTATTTCCACTCTGTCTAGCATTTGCCATCTTTTGGGTTGTTCACCGGCATGCATCATATTCGTGGTTCTTTCAAGATTTTCTT GGTATTTGTTTGATGATAAATGTCTTACAGCTAGCCCGATTACCAAATATCAAG GTCGCTGCTGTACTTCTGTCCTGTGCATTTGTCTACGATATATTTTGGGTCTTCATATCGCCATTGTTATTTCATGAAAGTGTTATGGTTGCAGTAAGTGTAGATTTTAccagctttttttttttaatcagttttcttcttctcttatttAATTACAATTTCAGGTTAGTGTGA
- the LOC113334361 gene encoding signal peptide peptidase-like 2 isoform X2 codes for MEKAQVSQSGDAAGLLVINDEEDIFEMMCSENAVNIMIPVVMIPASGGKQIKESIASKGKVELLLYAPISPIVDVSVVFLWMIAVGCVILASIWSEYIACEQHCDPYQDSSIAGSAKDDSEKDVLDISVMGAVCFIIVASTFLVGMTACAIALISRVSRNCRNHTVKLPLFGDATVLSIVVFPLCLAFAIFWVVHRHASYSWFFQDFLGICLMINVLQLARLPNIKVAAVLLSCAFVYDIFWVFISPLLFHESVMVAVSVDFTSFFFLISFLLLLFNYNFRLV; via the exons ATGGAGAAGGCACAAGTTTCACAGTCAGGGGATGCTGCTGGCTTACTGGTGATAAATGACGAGGAAG ATATTTTCGAGATGATGTGTTCTGAGAATGCTGTAAATATTATGATTCCTGTTGTGATGATCCCGGCCTCGGGAGGAAAACAGATTAAAGAATCAATCGCCTCTAAAGGGAAAG tggAGCTGTTATTATACGCTCCAATTAGTCCTATTGTGGATGTCTCAGTTGTGTTCTTATGGATGATAGCTGTTGGTTGTGTTATTTTGGCTTCCATTTGGTCAGAATATATTGCATGTGAGCAGCATTGTGATCCCTATCAG GATTCTTCTATTGCTGGGTCAGCTAAAGATGATTCTGAGAAAGATGTGCTAGATATAAGTGTAATGGGTGCTGTATGTTTTATCATTGTAGCATCAACCTTTCTGGTG GGAATGACTGCTTGTGCAATAGCATTGATTTCAAG AGTATCCAGAAACTGCCGTAATCACACCGTCAAACTACCGCTATTTGGGGATGCTACAGTTCTATCTATTGTGGTATTTCCACTCTGTCTAGCATTTGCCATCTTTTGGGTTGTTCACCGGCATGCATCATATTCGTGGTTCTTTCAAGATTTTCTT GGTATTTGTTTGATGATAAATGTCTTACAGCTAGCCCGATTACCAAATATCAAG GTCGCTGCTGTACTTCTGTCCTGTGCATTTGTCTACGATATATTTTGGGTCTTCATATCGCCATTGTTATTTCATGAAAGTGTTATGGTTGCAGTAAGTGTAGATTTTAccagctttttttttttaatcagttttcttcttctcttatttAATTACAATTTCAGGTTAGTGTGA
- the LOC113334361 gene encoding signal peptide peptidase-like 2 isoform X3, with the protein MEKAQVSQSGDAAGLLVINDEEDIFEMMCSENAVNIMIPVVMIPASGGKQIKESIASKGKVELLLYAPISPIVDVSVVFLWMIAVGCVILASIWSEYIACEQHCDPYQDSSIAGSAKDDSEKDVLDISVMGAVCFIIVASTFLVVLFFFRSSWFVWLLIMFFCIGGTQGMTACAIALISRVSRNCRNHTVKLPLFGDATVLSIVVFPLCLAFAIFWVVHRHASYSWFFQDFLR; encoded by the exons ATGGAGAAGGCACAAGTTTCACAGTCAGGGGATGCTGCTGGCTTACTGGTGATAAATGACGAGGAAG ATATTTTCGAGATGATGTGTTCTGAGAATGCTGTAAATATTATGATTCCTGTTGTGATGATCCCGGCCTCGGGAGGAAAACAGATTAAAGAATCAATCGCCTCTAAAGGGAAAG tggAGCTGTTATTATACGCTCCAATTAGTCCTATTGTGGATGTCTCAGTTGTGTTCTTATGGATGATAGCTGTTGGTTGTGTTATTTTGGCTTCCATTTGGTCAGAATATATTGCATGTGAGCAGCATTGTGATCCCTATCAG GATTCTTCTATTGCTGGGTCAGCTAAAGATGATTCTGAGAAAGATGTGCTAGATATAAGTGTAATGGGTGCTGTATGTTTTATCATTGTAGCATCAACCTTTCTGGTGGTACTATTCTTTTTTAGGTCGTCTTGGTTTGTTTGGCTGCTGATCATGTTCTTCTGCATTGGGGGCACCCAG GGAATGACTGCTTGTGCAATAGCATTGATTTCAAG AGTATCCAGAAACTGCCGTAATCACACCGTCAAACTACCGCTATTTGGGGATGCTACAGTTCTATCTATTGTGGTATTTCCACTCTGTCTAGCATTTGCCATCTTTTGGGTTGTTCACCGGCATGCATCATATTCGTGGTTCTTTCAAGATTTTCTT CGTTAG